The sequence AGGGGACCTTTGCCATCATCACCGCCGCACTGATCTCCGGAGCGGTGGTTGAGCGCATGCGCTTCGGCCCTTACCTGGCCTTCATCGCCCTGTGGTCCCTGGCCGTGTACGCCCCCATCGCCCACTGGGTCTGGGGCGGCGGGTGGCTGGCTGAGTTGGGAGCCCTGGACTTCGCGGGTGGCACGGTCGTGCACATCAATGCTGGCATCGCGGCGGTGGTTGCCGCGCTGGTGGTGGGTAGCCGTAAAGACTACGGGCGCCAGGCCATGCTCCCCCACAACGTCACCTACGTGCTGCTCGGCGCCGGACTGCTGTGGTTCGGCTGGTTCGGATTCAACGGGGGCAGCGGCCTCGGCGCGAACGAGACGGCAGCGCTCGCCTTCTTCAACACCGTCGTCGCACCCGCCGCCACGCTCGTCGTCTGGATGGTGCTCGACCTCCTCCGTTCGCGGAAGACCACGGCGGTGGGCGCTGCAACCGGCATCGTGGTGGGCCTGGTGGCCATTACGCCGGCCGCCGGCTTCGTGGGTCCCATCGGCGCCATCGCACTCGGTGCGATCGCGGCCTTCCCCAGCTACTACGCAATTCTCTTCCGGTCACGCACGCGGCTCGACGACTCGCTGGACGTGTTCGCCGCTCACGGCACCGGGGGCATGGTCGGGGCGCTGCTGACCGGCGTGTTCGCGAGCACCGTCTGGGGTCCCGCCGACGGCGCGCTCTTCGGCAACCCGGGGCTGGTGGCAACGCAGGCGATCGGGGTCCTGGCGGGTGCGGCCTACAGCGCGGTAGGCACGCTGGTGATCCTGAAGCTGATCGCGCTGTTCACCCCGCTGCGGCGTAGCGCAATGGAAGAGGGAATCGGCCTGGATATCATCCACCACGGCGAGGAAGGATACGCCCGCGGCGAGGGAGCCGTGCTCGTGCCCGCGGAGGTGATGTTCACCGCGTCCGAGGTGGCCTCGCTCGAGAAGCGCTCGGCCAAGGGCGCACCGTCCTTCGCCACGACTGGAGACTGAAAATGAAGCTCATCGTTGCCATCGTTCGCCCCGAGAAGCTCCACGACGTGCTCGAGGCACTATTCCGCGCAGAGGTCCGTGGCCTGACCGTCTCCAACGTGCGCGGCCACGGCGGTGAGATGGAGCAGGTGGAGACCTATCGGGGGATGACCGTGAAGGTGGAGTTGCACGACAAGGTGAGGCTGGAGATCGGTGTGTCCGATTCCTTCGTCGACCGCACCGTCGAAGCGATCCTGACCAGCGCCCGAACGGGCGAGGTGGGGGATGGGAAGGTGTTCGTGCTGCCCGTCTCCAAGGTGTACCGGATCCGCACCGGGGAGGAGGACACAGCCGCGGTCACGCCGCACAGCATGCTGTCGGGCGCCGCATCCTCTTGACTGCCACCCGTCTGCGCCGCTATCCTCCGGGGTAAAGGCGCGGGCGGGCGTCCGCAGCCCGCGCGGACGAATGGCCGGGCAGACCCGGCCGACGCCCGGCCCTCTCAGCGTGAGGGGGCCGGGTTTCTGTTCCGGGCCAACCGCACCCGATCTCGACCATGACCGCCGTGCCTGAGCTCCAGGACGACAGGCCAACCTCAGCAGGGACCGCCGCGACCCCGTCGCGGCCGGCGAGGCTCGGCGGTCCACCTGCCCTGAGGAGCCAGGTCGAGCTCTACGACGAAAACGACCAGCCCATCGAGCGCACTCGTCCCACCACGGCCACGGCCTTCGCTCCCGCGGGAGTCGGCAACGTGGCGGTGGGCTTCGACCTGTTGGGCCACGCCCTGGAAGCGGTCGGGGACCGGGTGCAGGTGAGCCGCCTGGATCGCCCGCTGGTGGAAATCGTCGACATCATCGGGTGCGAGGAGCCCCTTCCGCGCGATCCGGCGCGTAACACGGCGACGGCCGGTCTGCTCACGCTCATCGAGGCACTCGACCTCCCCTTCGGCTTCGCGGTTACCGTCGAGAAGGCGATTCCCCTCGGATCGGGAATGGGGGGATCGGCCGCGTCAGCGGTCGGTGCGCTCGTCGCCGCCAATGCCCTGCTCGAGGAGCCGCTGACCCTGGACGAGCTGCTCCGCTTCGCCCTCGTCGGCGAATCCGTTGCCAGCGGCAGCCCGCACGCGGACAACCTGGCCCCCTGTCTCTTTGGTGGACTCACCCTCGTCCGGGGGCTGGAGTTTCCCGACGTGCTCCAGATTCCCGTTCCGGAAGAGATTCGGTGCGTGCTCGTTCACCCTCACCTGCGCCTCGACACCAGGGACGCGCGGGCGGTGCTGCCCCGGAGCATCTCGCTGGAGCTGCATGTCGAGCAGGCGGGGAACCTGGCCGGCTTCATTCACGGGTGCTTCACCAACGACCTCGAGCTGATCCGCCGCTCGTTCCACGACCTGATCGCGGAGCCGCACCGCGAACGGCTCATTCCCGGCTTCCCGGAGGCCCGTAAGGCGGCACTGGAGGCGGGCGCGCTCGGCTGCTCTATCTCCGGTGCCGGCCCGAGCGTCTTTGCCTGGTGCGCCGGCGAGCCGGCTGCGGCCACGGTTCGTGAGGCCCTGACCAGCGCCTTCACTACCGCGGGGATCACCTCGGATGCCTGGGTCTCCCCGGTCAACGCGCCGGGAGCGTACGTGGTGGAGCGAGCTTGACCCCGGACCGAACTCTGAGCCCTGCCGCGATGCGCTACGTCAGCACCCGTAACCGCGACTACGCGGTCAGTCTCTCCGACGCTATCTCCCATGGCCTGGCCCCGGATGGGGGGTTGTACGTCCCGGAGCGCTTTCCCTCGCTCGATCCCGAGCCGAGCGCAATGCCGCACGCTTCCCTGCCGGCAGTGGGGGAGTGGCTGTTGCGACCCTTCTTCGAAGGTGATCGGCTGGCGAACGGGCTCGGGGACATCTGCAAGGAAGCGTTCAACTTCCCTGTTCCGCTGCGCCTGCTCCGTGACGATACGGCGGTGCTGGAGCTCTTTCACGGCCCCACCGCCGCGTTCAAGGATGTCGGCGCCCGCTTCCTGGCCGGGTGTCTCTCAAGGTTGAACGCAGGCGCGGATCGGCCGCTCACCATCCTGGTGGCCACCTCGGGCGATACCGGCGGAGCCGTCGCCGCCGCCTTTCACGGGCGTCCAGGAGTGGAGGTGGTGGTGCTCTATCCCAAGGGGAGGGTATCGCCCCGCCAGGAGAAGCAGCTCACCGCGTGGGGAGACAACGTACGGGCCCTCGCCGTTCGGGGAGACTTCGACGACTGTCAGCGACTCGCGAAGTCGGCGCTCACCGACCCCCAATTTCGGACCCGCTGGCGCC comes from Longimicrobiaceae bacterium and encodes:
- a CDS encoding ammonium transporter, which gives rise to MLPAGAVALALQAADPAPIDTGDTAWLLMSTALVLLMTPALGFFYGGLVRAKNILNTLMMSFAALGVVGVTWVLFGYSLAFGEGNRLIGSLQYAFLNGVGLETGGWGNFPHLLFVGFQGTFAIITAALISGAVVERMRFGPYLAFIALWSLAVYAPIAHWVWGGGWLAELGALDFAGGTVVHINAGIAAVVAALVVGSRKDYGRQAMLPHNVTYVLLGAGLLWFGWFGFNGGSGLGANETAALAFFNTVVAPAATLVVWMVLDLLRSRKTTAVGAATGIVVGLVAITPAAGFVGPIGAIALGAIAAFPSYYAILFRSRTRLDDSLDVFAAHGTGGMVGALLTGVFASTVWGPADGALFGNPGLVATQAIGVLAGAAYSAVGTLVILKLIALFTPLRRSAMEEGIGLDIIHHGEEGYARGEGAVLVPAEVMFTASEVASLEKRSAKGAPSFATTGD
- a CDS encoding P-II family nitrogen regulator, which encodes MKLIVAIVRPEKLHDVLEALFRAEVRGLTVSNVRGHGGEMEQVETYRGMTVKVELHDKVRLEIGVSDSFVDRTVEAILTSARTGEVGDGKVFVLPVSKVYRIRTGEEDTAAVTPHSMLSGAASS
- a CDS encoding homoserine kinase encodes the protein MTAVPELQDDRPTSAGTAATPSRPARLGGPPALRSQVELYDENDQPIERTRPTTATAFAPAGVGNVAVGFDLLGHALEAVGDRVQVSRLDRPLVEIVDIIGCEEPLPRDPARNTATAGLLTLIEALDLPFGFAVTVEKAIPLGSGMGGSAASAVGALVAANALLEEPLTLDELLRFALVGESVASGSPHADNLAPCLFGGLTLVRGLEFPDVLQIPVPEEIRCVLVHPHLRLDTRDARAVLPRSISLELHVEQAGNLAGFIHGCFTNDLELIRRSFHDLIAEPHRERLIPGFPEARKAALEAGALGCSISGAGPSVFAWCAGEPAAATVREALTSAFTTAGITSDAWVSPVNAPGAYVVERA